The nucleotide window ATCGGTCGGACGACCCGCGCGTTTATTCCGCCGGCGACGTAAGGGTTGTATGAGCGATCTCAGCCTCGACGCGACCCAGCTCGACCGTTATTCCCGCCACATTATCATGAACGGGGTCGGTCCGGCCGGTCAGGAGTCGCTGCTCGACGCGCGCGTGCTCGTCGTCGGGGTAGGCGGGCTCGGCGCGCCGACGATCCAGTATCTCGCCGCCGCGGGCGTCGGTCGGCTGGGGATCGTCGACGACGACGTGGTCGAGCGCAGCAACCTCCAGCGCCAGGTCGTCCACGGCGACGACGACGTCGGCGAGAAGAAAGTCGACAGCGCCGCCCGGTTCGTCGCACAGCTGAACCCCGACGTGACCGTCGAGCCCCACGACGAACGGCTGGGTCCCGAAAACGTCCGCTCGCTCGTCGACGGCTACGATTTCGTCGTCGACGGCTCCGACAACTTCCGGACTCGATATCTCGTCAACGACGCCTGCACGCTCGCCGGAATCTCTTTCTCACACGGCGCGATCTACCGCTTCGAGGGCCAAGTGACGACCTTCGAGGGCGAGTCGCCGTGCTATCGCTGTTTGTTCCCCGAGGCACCCCCAGCAGGCACGGTCCCCGACTGTGCGACGACGGGCGTGCTCGGCATGCTCCCCGGCGTGATCGGGACGATACAGGCGACCGAAACGGTGAAATCACTGATGGACATCGGCGAGCGCCTCGACGGCCGACTGCTCTCCTACGACGCGCTGGCGATGAGTTTCGAGGAACTCCCGCTCGGGGCGGACCCCGACTGTCCGGTCTGCGGCGAGAGCGGTATCGACTCGATCGAGGAGATCGAGTACGCCGGTTCCTGTGCAGTCGCCGACTAAGAAGAGATCGTCAGCGCCGACAGCGGGCGCGCAGCCTCTCTCGGTGGACGCTCGAAGGCCTCGGGGTGGATCACGCCGGCGAGATGTTCGAGCGAGTCGACCAGCCGGGTCCCGGGCCGGTTGACGTACTGGTGACCATCGATGGCGTACGTCCGGCCGTCCTGCACGGCGGTCAGCTCGT belongs to Halococcus qingdaonensis and includes:
- the ubaA gene encoding SAMP-activating enzyme E1, with amino-acid sequence MSDLSLDATQLDRYSRHIIMNGVGPAGQESLLDARVLVVGVGGLGAPTIQYLAAAGVGRLGIVDDDVVERSNLQRQVVHGDDDVGEKKVDSAARFVAQLNPDVTVEPHDERLGPENVRSLVDGYDFVVDGSDNFRTRYLVNDACTLAGISFSHGAIYRFEGQVTTFEGESPCYRCLFPEAPPAGTVPDCATTGVLGMLPGVIGTIQATETVKSLMDIGERLDGRLLSYDALAMSFEELPLGADPDCPVCGESGIDSIEEIEYAGSCAVAD